A DNA window from Allokutzneria albata contains the following coding sequences:
- a CDS encoding TIM barrel protein yields the protein MSPKIAAAPISWGVCEVPGWGHVLDAKTVLGEMASLGVQATELGPPEYLPTDPAELRELLGGHGLSMIGGFLAVPLHTGAQSTVDEAERTAKLLAETGAEVLVLAAATGLDGYDDRPRLSDEEWATLVGTAAKIRDIAAAQGLRTVLHPHVGTHVENAEEVDRFLADSDLELCLDTGHLLIGGTDPVELARRYADRIGHMHLKDVRADLADRVRAGELGYAKAVGQGMYVPLGDGDVDIAGIVAFLRGAGYDGWWVLEQDTALQVGDAEAAGRPVRDTERSLQYLGKQFD from the coding sequence ATGAGCCCGAAGATCGCCGCGGCCCCGATCTCCTGGGGCGTCTGCGAGGTGCCCGGCTGGGGCCACGTGCTGGACGCGAAGACGGTGCTCGGCGAGATGGCGAGCCTCGGCGTCCAGGCCACCGAGCTGGGCCCGCCCGAATACCTCCCGACCGACCCCGCCGAGCTGCGCGAGCTGCTGGGCGGTCACGGCCTCAGCATGATCGGCGGGTTCCTCGCGGTACCACTGCACACCGGAGCGCAGTCCACCGTGGACGAGGCGGAGCGGACGGCGAAGCTGCTCGCCGAGACCGGTGCCGAGGTGCTGGTCCTCGCCGCGGCGACCGGCCTCGACGGCTACGACGACCGCCCCCGGCTCTCCGACGAGGAGTGGGCGACGCTCGTCGGCACCGCCGCGAAGATCCGCGACATCGCTGCCGCACAGGGGCTTCGCACCGTGCTGCACCCGCACGTCGGCACGCACGTGGAGAACGCCGAGGAGGTCGACCGCTTCCTGGCCGACTCCGACCTGGAGCTGTGCCTGGACACCGGGCACCTGCTCATCGGCGGCACCGACCCGGTCGAGCTGGCGCGCAGGTACGCCGACCGCATCGGGCACATGCACCTCAAGGACGTCCGGGCCGATCTCGCGGACCGGGTGCGCGCAGGCGAACTCGGTTACGCCAAGGCGGTCGGCCAGGGCATGTACGTCCCGCTCGGGGACGGGGACGTGGACATCGCCGGCATCGTCGCGTTCCTGCGCGGCGCCGGTTACGACGGTTGGTGGGTCCTGGAACAGGACACCGCGTTGCAGGTGGGGGACGCCGAAGCGGCGGGGCGGCCGGTGCGCGACACCGAGCGGAGCCTGCAGTACCTGGGGAAGCAGTTCGACTGA
- a CDS encoding Gfo/Idh/MocA family protein: protein MRIGVAGVGRIGTMHAANLASLGRIDEVVLFDPVPGRAEQAAAALGGAVRHVDDLDSLLSASDGVLLATPTDTHPDMLRRALAARVPTLCEKPIASDIDEMRALVNDVEASGVEVLVGFQRRFDPATVELHRRIRAGDVGTIYLVRAIGHDANPPDFGYLPASGGIFRDLLIHDLDAVPWLVGEPVVEVYAAGSVLVHDAFAQADDVDNAVVTLRFAGGAHATLAGGRHNPLGYDHRIEVLGSKDSLTVGVNPRTPLTSLENDGPKTGPGAYPGFIERFHDAYLNEMAVFVDVVSGEAENPSPARESLTSLELALACDTSRRTGNPVRVTQTAEAAR from the coding sequence ATGCGCATCGGAGTTGCGGGTGTCGGGCGGATCGGCACCATGCACGCCGCCAACCTCGCCTCACTTGGCCGGATCGACGAGGTCGTGCTCTTCGACCCGGTCCCTGGGCGTGCCGAGCAGGCCGCCGCCGCGCTCGGTGGCGCCGTGCGGCACGTGGACGACCTCGACTCGCTGCTGTCCGCCTCGGACGGGGTCCTGCTGGCGACGCCGACGGACACGCACCCGGACATGCTGCGCAGGGCGTTGGCCGCCCGGGTGCCCACCCTGTGCGAGAAGCCGATCGCCAGTGACATCGACGAGATGCGCGCGCTGGTCAACGACGTGGAGGCCTCCGGGGTCGAGGTCCTGGTCGGCTTCCAGCGGCGGTTCGACCCCGCGACGGTCGAGCTGCACCGCCGCATCCGTGCCGGCGACGTGGGCACGATCTACCTCGTCCGGGCGATCGGGCACGACGCCAACCCGCCGGACTTCGGCTACCTCCCGGCTTCGGGCGGCATCTTCCGCGACCTGCTGATCCACGACCTGGACGCCGTGCCGTGGCTGGTCGGCGAGCCGGTGGTGGAGGTCTACGCGGCCGGGTCGGTGCTCGTGCACGACGCCTTCGCACAGGCCGACGACGTGGACAACGCCGTGGTGACGCTGCGCTTCGCGGGCGGGGCGCACGCCACGCTCGCCGGTGGGCGGCACAACCCGCTCGGCTACGACCACCGCATCGAGGTGCTGGGCAGCAAGGACTCCTTGACGGTGGGCGTCAACCCCCGCACCCCGCTGACCTCGCTGGAGAACGACGGCCCCAAGACCGGCCCCGGCGCCTACCCCGGCTTCATCGAGCGCTTCCACGACGCCTACCTCAACGAGATGGCGGTGTTCGTCGACGTGGTCTCCGGCGAGGCCGAGAACCCGTCTCCCGCACGGGAGAGCCTGACCAGCCTGGAGCTGGCACTCGCCTGTGACACCTCGCGCCGTACCGGAAACCCGGTGCGCGTCACCCAGACGGCGGAGGCCGCCCGATGA